ctgtagctgcacggaaagcgcggacaatcagtccactttcagcacatgcgctctcaaccaagacatatttgcgagaaaggagctcctatattacccataaccagaaatgtatccacaaattacacctcattatcccgatgtgtttatgagccgcactctgcggcctgtattccgtattatgagaaaaaatatagtttgtgcagtgtcagtagcctaaacataaaacaggcaattgaagtcatcacatcaactatcatatatcataaattgaaagaaataaaactgaaactgtacttcataatactcgcgctgcaaactttgatgcatgtgattcatttcaatttcctatctgttccaagttagaaatatgctgttcagttggtaaacacagattattttggaaaatttgataagaatttttgcctccaacatatgttcctattggtcatgcacatttctatctatcaaatatatggtcgaaacatcacaaagtcgaattgtgaatcatttaaaagttaaactggcttctccacataggggaaatgccgtaggaatttgagaatgtaataatacacaatcatttggttgcataaacttcctggctatagtcatgtaatgaaaagctcaaatgtattacacggctttgtcttttcgcagaaatttcatccactgcatttataaagcaatgtacttttttttttagcgcgtgagtccaaaaacacgtagcaacttatttaccaaagcaatataagtttcaagagctcgttaattaggttgtcatttgcgCAAATAAGatgagagactttcatgcacagacaaaataagcgcctaagaggaacaactgactagttatttcagaagaataactgagtatagctatgtagtgttaaactatgtagctttaaataatgcacacattttatacatcgccggataggggtcattggacaTCGCTGGGCGAGGcattcgtcctgccatggacataaatatagtctgacgatgatgatgaaacattgccggaggtgaccacccctcatccaagaaatatcttttacagtttaataatttatttatttgcgccgtcagcactcgaaggcattacggaaggaaatgggttgagcaggctaaacaaataatgcaattattaaaaagtaactttctaatcatatagttttagctggtggtacgtggaaaaaaactTCAGTGCCCAccaggaaggcagctttacaattataccatattacctgaccttacaaagaatttaaaaggaacatagtaactaattaacaaattcagattacacaacgtacgctagttgatgttgcatgaaacttgcgtttattagtactctttagaatttctttggggaggcgataccattcaagggctgtgcgaggccagaaagagctgaaggaagttaatgtgactaaatctgatacgtattttgtacagctgatcaatacgatgccatatatgtggtgacggagatacagtcgtacgcggatatatcaagccaacttataacgaattattctgtatatcgaacagctgtaaaatctccttgaaaattccatgcaaatgtatcgggctggtgcacgcttataaagaacgctcgttcaccagcacattcgatatatcgagcgcggcgccacgcagaagacctcatagtgcacttctttgtacactttgaggtgttctggcacctggaggtggagaagagatactgcagtcagttgagccccgtcaggctgttcggctagccctcatgctacctcggacgtcaacattccttctatccgattttcgaggcgtcgtcgtatGAGTtaagtgcctattcacgagtttattttccacaagcgatggccgctacaagtcaaaagaaaagaatcagcttggacttttcaatgaagcgGAAAGTGAACGAGCAATGTTTTTTTGcgtgtaaataaagtgtgcttgcttttttcccccgagttgcgtgcagtaaattagcggctctcagatgcactaatcggtaagccaccgttacctgagggcctattattttatatatcaaattacctatataacgaactttttgtgatccccttcagattcgatatatccgggttcgactgtatcagtttacgggttacaaattcaagtttagttttatttggggttagagtagctattcgatcataagttgaacatataaaacgagcgGAGTAATTTTGAggtctaatgaggtaataaatacaatggaatttcgcacattggatgtatactcaaattttgttcccattagtgttttctatagtagtaacatgagagaggatggcggaattataagtgtacaggagccaataacccaacgttcgatccacattgttactaatgtcgatatgtcaggtaagattagcggtaataggttgaccaggtaagattaacggtactatgaacacgtgaatacttttatgaatatacaggctgtaactccgtgttgttaagtaagtatgtcgaagagctgttttgaatgggagttgctcagatgatgttcctgctacgtctggtgtgccgcaaggctccgtgttggagccgattcctttccatttttttattccgaaagcattatatggcccattacgcgaaaacccgtagttgtattcggcggcgtgaccgaatgactcTACCAAAAAtagccgacggcaaagagtaaaaacgcgtaaaaaatgttcgaattgatgacaaatttagcaggcaggttcatgtaaacaaagtaaactaatcccgttgaaaagaaaaataggaaaatttttgatctgggcgggaatcaaaaccgggcctccggggtgcggaggagacccgactttgtcccctacgaccggataaactcctcctagccaactcatcctagctcgactcgcaactcccgccccaccactactccgaattccgccgctgccgagaaatgtatgcagccatctacgcctcaagctctggcgaggcgccggccccggccgccccaactctccgCCCTACGCCACCacaagctacccatcgacgatcataaaatcatcctccgtccccgtggcggcctcaacttttggaccgtgaacggcgttgggctgcgcgatgccattctgcaagcagcccgcctcggacaccaagaggccaagccagacatcGTAATCATAAACACCCTCCAagacgtcgtcctcatcaacactcccgacccgcaacaccagaaccactacctcgccatcaagtccgtactcatcaaagacactgcctacgactactcctaccaagcggcccAGGAAGACTGCGCGCGCGGTGTGGtccacggggtccctctcgcccactcttacgaagacattcaggatcgtctcaatcgcgagcagaaccctcccatcctcgactttagaCGCATGGGCTCCGCGGAGTCCATCATCACCcgtttcgaacaagactgggtgcccaagcacatctactactctATATAGGTgctactgtactgtactgtactacagtggcgtagccagaaattttgttcggggggggggggggggggggggggctcaggttgcagcgcgacCTCCTctttatagaatttgtcgagggatcaaatacatgaataataactgcatttccaatgccattgtatattagatgctgcaaacgaattattgaacgctacgcactgtcaagtaaaatatgtattttttcataaaagaatgtaTTCGTATGCCCCCagaattctggcagaaataactgatatcaatgcggccgcgtttttttttttttttttgtctatttaataagtaaagaaaataccacacggactttagaactatatcagttcgaaaccagcaaagcagtgtatacagctgatatgaagaacgtaaaggccatgaaatgaataagttgaggacaaatattttgatgaatcttcgtcataagggaaaggcagggaggttaaccatgctgagcccggtaggctaccctgcactggggaagggggagcagggattgaaagagaaggaagaagttcacagttcacacgttgcacatttacagttaagcgttcatcgctcagtttcgtcacaggcggtcatgcaggcttgtgcacttcaaaaaacgcagcagcgcctttgtagccctgcacatagcagacgcacgaggccacgcgcccaagatcttttcctccatAAAAGGCCTGTCATCtgagtgccccaaagccgtccgaagggcaatgctctcatcttcgtatctgtggcagtcacttaaaagtaggagttctccaaaatatacattagaaatgcgaagatagaatggaatatacaaatgcgaagatacaactcgctaaagggcaagaaagagccgctggaaacaaagttcactgcttgtatacacaacacctcgcaacaagatatttaaatatacgtctaagtctccaataaatctacgtatttaagcaaatgtcactatattatgcgtcaaacaagacaaataaacacgctgcggagtcagagatagtaaactttgcgcacagaaagacagatgatctagacaagaacaaaactatgatcgcagaaatcgtgatatgtactcgggccatgcagcggtcgcgacagcaccatacaggtagaataatagaggaataacgCAGAACTCACAAAGTTAAATTacacaaaaatgtgtaatttaactgcctgcacagctgcaagaattattctgcacccaaaattaaaggagggttttgcttcgtttcaaaaaagaaataaaagcaggtagctaaaaagtaaagaaaaggacaaacgaaagccacagatgatgcggcaagttgaactactcaatatccgagtgtgtttttggcaaacgccgcgtgggccgggctttctatgagcaaggtcggtcaaaattggttattgatgtcctcgtaattttcgtgtTTGCATGACAATTTTGATCATAATGCTAAcggctagaataaacggctaagatttctgcggttttaaaagctaacgaacagtcatacgttttcataattacgagcttatggacctgaaggaacagagctttttacttgcattgatttttgctgcttcgctatctaaaggacaaacttctcgcggcggggaagttgagcgaagcggtcaatgacttcggacacgttgatgccgacgtctctgtgggtgtatagaagcgccagcctaaccatgcgttccacagacattgtagagcgcaagtagttttttagtaaacttttcttaaaaaatattctctctgcgcaggcagtggtcactggaagggtgactagaatctggaacagtttgtacacatttacatagaacctgcagtcgcaaagagagagggcatctattccggtgctaaaacctaaaacactccctcgatgtcgttggcatccttgtttaggtaccttgcacaaacagtaggctgttcgattccagcgatgtccgtcgtttcctcaggaagtatggagaggcagcctgcttttgcaactaggctttctttgataatttcgccacaaatttctataatttggttttgtgcatctgggcttaaatacgaggcattactggggcaactttccaaatggttcttcagatatgtatctccacaatcagctcgcatgcgaagaagcgctctggaaatacctgtattttcagcgggggctatgcttaaattcatagggccactgtccctgtggccacggagagccagacctcgtatcccgcaaaaataatttcctcaataataggccatttccttcctcctgatttctcatattttactttgcctgccttagtccagctgatcgatcacattgggcacgcttcctgaaaatgtttggagaaaattatcagctgctagctcacagtcacggtgatatttagtattttcgtgcgtgtggaagtttgcgagcgcgtgctttcatttctggaacggcttggacacgagggctccagtgcacgcatgttggtccaagtttataacagcattaaccccataaagttccagaattgaaaatcttttaaagcacgcctttggaaatgtcagtgcacctttcgcgtcaaaagtttatgagaactttatacccgtgaagtttcggaattgaaatccatgcgctccgtagattccgcggccgctgcgagataccgcaacgcgcccgctcgctatcgaaaaacccttgaaagtttgtgctcggatggggctccttgcgttacgtgaccccagctgccacgaaatccaccccaggtgccacaatatccagcccgagttcgcaatgttcgtgccgaaatgtctttcgagcgtgaaacagatattgtagacagaatgcagaatgattcccggcgtcggtggtagttttggtcggcgatgcatgccggcacgaaaaaatttcgggggcgggggggaggggctgaagttccatcagcccccccccccccccccccctggctacgcgcctgctctGATGCGACGGAGAGTCTGATACCTTCTACCATTGGTCTTGTACTTCTGTGTGAGCTTGTTAGCTTTCTTCCAGGGAGCAATCATCCTGGAGTCGATTACTCCCTCGTCTTCTTCCTCAAGTGTTTCTTCGGTGGCAGAACTGAGGTTGTCGCGCATAAGCTGAGCGAATTCTTCAATGGATTCGAATTTATCTCCGACACCTTCTCGGAAGTGGGACCAGTTGATAGTGCGAATAAGTTCGCGTTGTTTGCGAATCTTCTTATTGATTGTGAAAATAATGGGGTagtgatcactgccccatgtggtaGGATGAGTTTCCCAGCGTTTTAGGTAAATCGGGCGTGGTATCGGCTTGCTTCGCATGAAGCCCTGCTCGGGTATGCACCCCTATGGTGTTGCAAATATGAAGCGGTAATGACTCATCAGCCAGGATGCGTCCTCTTGAATCGGCGGTGGCATATCCCCAGATACCATGtttggcattgaagtcgcctcctATGATGATCTGAGTGCCGTTGGCCTCGTGCAACAGCTTCAGAATCCATGCGTATTCGTTCGGCGATGTGGTGCCACTACGTGGTCGGTAGTAGACCGAGGCCACCACCAACGAGTGCTGTTTGCCTTTGCCGGGTAAAGCAAGCTTGACTGCCACGATCTCCCTGTAATGATTGCTAGCCTGCGTTGTATCCATGAGTATTGCAGTACATGACTTGTGAACTAATACTGCTGCCTGCCCTTTCTGCAACGGCACAAGGTCTGTGTCCCTTCCGGAAACGTGAGTGATTGTTGGGTGCGTGAAGGTCTGATAATTATGTATTGAAACTGGGCCCCTAGTTTCCTGAAGCAGAATGATGAGGGGTTTGTATTGATCAACTTTATACCTTAACGCATTGACATTCTGAGAGatgctcctgcagttccactggaTACATATATTGTTGAGAGTTTTCATGATTAATCCCTGCTGCGGTTGCGGGCTCGCTGCCAATTCCTGTTGTATTCGTCTAAAGTAGCCTTATGCTGGGCAAGCTCCCGCTCGTTGACCTCTTTGTGCTGCATGATAACCTGTTCTTGTTGTTCGATGGCTCGCTCAATCGCCTCCATACGGGAGTTCAATTTCTCGAGAAGTTGCATGATGGTGTCCATTGCCCGGTCCACTGTAACGGGAGATTTTCTTTCGAGAGAAGCAGGGGAGTTCTGAGACGCACACTGCGTTTCGGTGTTTGGCAGCGACGTAGCTTTAGATTGCAAGGTGTGCTCTGGTGTAATTAGAGACGGTTTCTTAGGGGGTGCTGGAGCAAGTGGCTTTGTAGCTTTTCCGAGTTGTGGTGGGTTGATTGCTGCTTGTGCGTGTTGTCCTTGGGAGGCTTGTATCCAAGATGTGATCTGCTTTTGCATAGCATCTAATTTCTGCTGTATTAAGTTCTCCATTTGTTGTTGGAACTTGCTCCAGGGGCCTGCCGAGACTGCTTGGACTTGCTCGAAGCGTTCGGTCTTATCCTCACCCTTGCCGTTACTTTTCACTCTGTTCGAAGTCATTACCTGCGACCATGTCTAGAGAGGAGTGCCTGTACTATTAACTAGCGGTGGTTCCTGCTCTCCACGTTCTGTTTCAGTAGCAGAAGATTTCTTGGGAGGTGGCGAGCTTGCGGCTTTACACGCTCTAGTGGGGCAGTTGGGGGCCAAAGAAATATGCCCCGCTGCCTGGCAGGCAACGCAGAATGGTGTCTCTTCACATTGGCTATCTTCCTTATGCGTTCGACCGCAGTGACGACATACCGCCGGCGAGGGGCAGAACTTGGCCATGTGGCCCAGCCCGTGACACCGGAAGCATGCCAGAGCCCTAGGTCGGTGCTCATACACTGGGACAATTTCGTAGTCCAAGGAGAGCCTTCTATAGGAGGATGTGACGTATCAAACGTGACCAGAAGCATCTGTGTCTTTCCCATTATTCGAAATCCCAGAATGTTAGCGGATTCGCAGCGAATGTGATTGGCGATGTATTCCTCGGTGTGCTCCGGTCGAATTTTCACGACCCCCTTGCTAGTGACTTCAGCAGGTTGGGTTGCATCCACTATTTCAACAGGAATCCTACGCGCCTCACCTGAAGTTCCAGGCGTTAGTGTGAGCTCGCGCTGTGCCAGCAAATTGTTCAAGTGCTGTTGATCCCAAATGGAAAGTCTAACTGCATTGGCTTTAGGTATGTACATAAATGCTGAGTGTTCGGCTGCAACGCTAGTAGGAGCAGTTTGTCCAATGAGGCGGGTAATGGTTGACTTTGGGACCTCTTCTATAGACATTTGATTAAGCGGCCTGACGAACACGAAAAAGTGAGGCCTACTCACCCGCTCCGATCGCAGTTCGCCCTTGAGTCTTCGCGTCGTGTATCTGCGGTAGTTGACCGGGCTCCAGTCCGATGTGTCATCATCTTCGTGCTCCATGTTTCATCATAAGCGGCGTCGCCGTCAGGGATGCCGAGCCGGCCGCATCCACCTTCGCGTCTACCTCAGATATCGGGCGCGTTCCTGGCCGCGTTGAGTTGGCGTTCCGATGTTCCACGGTGATTTCATTCATGTGAGAGGTCATGGTTGAATCCGTGAGATGTTCTAATTGCTGAATTGACCCTGCGATGGGTAGAGGGGCGTTCATCGAGTCCATGATGCACTTGGCCTACCCGTGACGGCCAGCTGGCACGGCCGCACTCGAGCTAAGCCTAGACGCGGCTATATATATAACACGTCGATTCGGAGCACAAGTCGTCCATTGAAGAACACGTCCAAAAATGATCAAAAAGGGGCACTGTCCACTCACTCCGGAGGGGTTcacggcagtggcgcaccgacggggggggggggggggattcgggggttgtaacccccccccccttgaggtcgacttaacccccccttttgtttaaccccttttctttccttacgcatttgagtgctgcaactaagatgtaggacgcgaaatcgtctgcacactcgcaaagagcacattttttgacaatttcccgtgaaataATCGAAATTattgctgtttagatggtattggcaaactgtcaacccccacctggcagagatcctgggtacgctactggttCACGGTCCTGTGCACCAAGATTCGTAAGTACACTGTGAGAATATTCGCCGAAATGCTGAAAAAACGCAGAGCCCATACGAAGCACGTCTGGATCCGGCTGCGCGTTCGAAGCGCCCTCCACGGCAAGAGATTTTAGAAGCGTCTCACGATGAGCCGACAGCAGGGCATCTGGTATTCACTCGAACTCTGAGAAGAATCCAAGAAAAGTACTACTGGCCCGGCCTGAACGCAGACGTCGCACGCTACGTGAAAACCTGCCGAGATTGCCAACGCCGGAAAACACCGCCTACAAGGCCAGCCGGCCTCCTGCAACCAATAGAGCCCCCACGGAAACCATTCCAGCAGATAGGGATGGATCTGCTTGGCCCCTTCCCGACGTCTACTTGCGGGAACAGGTGGATAGTGGTAGCAACGGATTAccttacgcgctatgccgagacaATGGCGTTACCATCGGGAAATGCAATCGAGGTCGCCAAATTCTTAGTAAGGAACATCGTTCTCCGTCATGGTGCACCGGAGGTCCTTATTACCAACAGAGGTACGGCATTCACAGCAGAACTCACGCAACAGATTCTGCACTTGAGCCACACGAGCAATCGGTGCACTACAgcgtaccaccctcagacaaGCGGCCTCACGGAGCGTTTAAATAAAaccctcgccgacatgctcgccatgtatgtcgacgtcgCGCACAAGACTTGGGATGaaatccttccgtacgtgacgtTCGCGTACAACACCGCGCCACAGGAAACAACGCAGATGACGCCATTCGAGCTTGTCTTCGGTCGCCAAGTCGCCACCATGCTGGATGCGGTGTTGCCTCACGTCGAAGACAACATCCATGCAGACGTTGCCGGATTCCttcaacgcgccgaggaagctcgccagctcgCCCGAATGCGTATTAAAGAGAAGCAAAACATCGACGCCCGACTCTACAACCTACGACGACGAGACCAAGAGTACGCACTTGGTGACCAAGAGTACGcactctctgccaacaaccgcgctcgtcgctcgctcgcaccgtcgcttatctccacacggctctgacctttatgcgccgtgcattcgccgctcagtttccgttgaagcgatagaccgcacgtaccttcgcccgctgcggcgtatatgcgcttgctgccagcgttttgacagtcgttgtctgcagtccttcagtgtgatctattcgtgtttgtttgtgcgcgctcacaccacgcttgttcattcagttagtactagtcgggcgacattttccaacgcacgctacacatgcaatgttgcccggatcggcagtgcagcactacaggtgtgtcccttcgcacgcgctgcccacgggaagcgcttctcatcaacaccaccgtttcacacgcgtcttctcgtggtcatcgagtctctcttcatgtcggtctacttacgccgcagcacacctgcttacttaatcagctcatgtttactacaattcatattgctaccaaagccgctcaccttacttcgtatgacattgctgtgttgctatcgcattcattgcttcgcccttagggcgaaactgtgacattttttatcggtatcgcatctgcacatctttataaccaatagccgttaactcgtcgaaggtccaagacgtaaatgtatggcgccgggaacatgccccaagttgcctaattcaagtTACATTTAagatgccgtgtgtatgtttgaaatacgcactatttttttttgcgcttcaatgcttggtatataaggtttgcgaccccctgtgtgtggaagtttttctttttcgctgttgtattttggtttacacgtcacgcctcctttaccgtagccagccactcgcgcactgcggttagtttcccttgcgttgcgcgtgctcttcgcgttcgttgcaattatttgacgatatctacgcgcaattttgcttttttgcccacaaaactgtgtgctgacaggattaagctggtgtaaaaataactgcgatgtgaaaataaggtttagtaagtgctgtagagaaacatgtaacgtaacttgtctgtgtcaatcttgtgtagtacacacaagaaaccaaacgacgcacaaaatacatttacttataatgtctagtacaatcaatcatgaaagagatatgtacatgaaaaattatatgtactgtgtggcgcctgaaggttatgtcgAAAGactagataaaaaaaattcggaaggtaggctcgacacacaattctggatagtgagagtttttttttttaatttattcattacatggggggggggggttcaaatgAGTACaccaaccttattacacacaatataaatcgaaaacaagaatgcaaacaagaaaacgcaaccgcgggtaagattaatcaagatatccagccagaatacatgagctaccatcgaatacgtcgcatcagccaaacacatcgatggcgagtacagaacattttataaataaccattagaacactgataactacattgaaaaaataaacaacactacatacatatcgcgtacaaaaaccgtaaatgaaactaaggcaGTCAAAtgcagattagcaatgtttttcacttcgaaaatatagtccatgatgatgtagggctgttgactttaacagacggcgcccatcctgttgATTTCCCTCGTACATGGTCCTCTTcgaagtgtttctaagtacaagtaaaacaacaaaagtgattattgatttgaaaagttgccttgtaaatacagagaacccattacactgcttaaaaataaattttcgcagaattaatgctgtattacctcgcttcacacgtttcgaagaaatgcacaggttacaacagacaccatgccagaaagcgccgaaacattttggtcccatgatgccccttaactctactacacctgggcataccgtgcacaggcatttaaagaccgtcacagtacccactacgatcgggaatgagcacaaatgaccatcggcttacgagcaccacgctacaaatatattcgtccaaaaaatcagctatataacgtaacaacctgagatccgcaagatatctgctgagaaagcagagaaaatcacaatgcttcgcttgccac
The DNA window shown above is from Dermacentor silvarum isolate Dsil-2018 chromosome 1, BIME_Dsil_1.4, whole genome shotgun sequence and carries:
- the LOC119455750 gene encoding uncharacterized protein LOC119455750; amino-acid sequence: MLAMYVDVAHKTWDEILPYVTFAYNTAPQETTQMTPFELVFGRQVATMLDAVLPHVEDNIHADVAGFLQRAEEARQLARMRIKEKQNIDARLYNLRRRDQEYALVQGGSAKGICWNVGKSSPVFDLAVKALQPKDPPLDSW